From Ruminococcus sp. HUN007, a single genomic window includes:
- a CDS encoding AAA family ATPase, with protein sequence MAREIGTGVQSFSKLIEENCFFIDKTKFIKDWWTAKDEVTLITRPRRFGKTLNMSMLECFFSPEYAGRADLFEGLEVWNDEKMRELQGSWPVIFFTMAAIKGEDHNDFLEQMNAEMQSVYSRYEVFVNNSDKISEGQKEKFNLFNRTMLKTLVAEEGDPDKKVNTTLLTKSIAYLSELLSIHYGKKVIILLDEYDTPMVESYANKYWDDVVSFMRTFFNTTFKSNPYMYRSVLTGITRVSKESLFSDFNNLKICSLSSEKYEEHFGFTEEEVFAALDEYGYTDREKIKYWYDGFTIGTQKDIYNPWSIINFLDEGVYSPYWANTSSNKLVSDLLREGDAEMKSDFEHLLCGGTVIKQINEELVYSDLDEDENAVWSLLAMSGYLKIETRDDDEYELKIVNFETVKMFRNLISKWFKKGNSYSNFLKALLQNDLDYMNKFMNDLTVSMFSSFDTGKKPSEEAEPERFYHGFVLGLLVDLRERYVVTSNRESGFGRYDVLLEPLDKEKDDAMIFEFKVLNKRKGENDLEDTVAAALKQIEEKKYEQILLDKGIKKERIRKYGFAFEGSLVLIGE encoded by the coding sequence ATGGCTCGTGAAATAGGAACAGGAGTGCAGAGCTTCAGCAAACTGATAGAGGAAAACTGTTTTTTTATAGACAAGACGAAGTTCATAAAGGACTGGTGGACAGCAAAGGATGAAGTTACCCTTATCACCCGACCACGCCGTTTCGGAAAAACACTTAACATGAGCATGCTCGAATGCTTCTTCAGTCCGGAATATGCAGGAAGAGCTGATCTTTTTGAAGGCCTTGAAGTCTGGAATGATGAGAAAATGAGAGAACTTCAGGGAAGCTGGCCGGTCATCTTTTTTACGATGGCAGCGATAAAAGGCGAAGATCATAATGATTTTCTTGAACAGATGAATGCTGAAATGCAGTCAGTTTATTCACGTTATGAAGTGTTTGTAAATAACAGCGATAAGATCTCGGAGGGCCAAAAAGAAAAATTTAATCTTTTTAACCGTACAATGCTGAAAACACTGGTCGCTGAAGAGGGTGATCCTGATAAAAAAGTCAATACAACTCTGCTTACAAAGAGCATAGCATATCTTTCAGAACTTCTTTCGATCCATTACGGAAAAAAAGTCATTATACTTCTTGATGAATATGATACACCGATGGTTGAATCATATGCGAATAAATACTGGGATGATGTTGTATCTTTCATGCGTACATTTTTCAATACAACATTCAAAAGCAATCCGTACATGTACCGCAGTGTGCTGACGGGAATAACAAGAGTCAGCAAAGAGTCTCTGTTTTCTGATTTCAATAATCTGAAAATTTGTTCTTTATCAAGTGAAAAATATGAAGAGCATTTTGGATTTACTGAAGAAGAAGTATTTGCAGCCCTTGATGAATATGGTTATACGGACAGGGAAAAGATAAAATACTGGTATGACGGGTTTACCATCGGAACACAGAAAGATATCTATAATCCGTGGTCGATAATTAATTTCCTTGATGAAGGGGTATATTCACCTTACTGGGCAAATACCAGTTCCAATAAACTTGTAAGTGACCTTCTGCGCGAAGGCGATGCGGAAATGAAAAGTGATTTTGAGCATCTTCTCTGCGGTGGAACAGTGATAAAGCAGATAAATGAAGAGCTTGTGTACAGCGATCTTGATGAAGATGAGAACGCTGTATGGAGCCTGCTTGCGATGAGCGGATATCTGAAAATTGAAACTCGTGATGATGATGAATATGAGCTGAAAATAGTAAATTTCGAAACGGTAAAAATGTTCCGAAACCTTATTTCAAAGTGGTTTAAGAAAGGAAACAGCTACAGTAATTTTCTCAAAGCACTGCTTCAGAATGACCTTGATTACATGAATAAATTCATGAACGACCTGACAGTATCGATGTTCAGCTCATTCGATACAGGAAAGAAGCCGTCAGAAGAGGCAGAACCGGAACGTTTCTATCACGGCTTTGTACTCGGACTGCTTGTAGATCTTCGTGAGAGATATGTGGTAACATCCAACCGTGAAAGCGGATTCGGAAGATATGACGTACTGCTTGAACCGCTTGATAAGGAAAAAGATGATGCAATGATATTTGAATTCAAGGTACTTAACAAAAGAAAAGGCGAAAATGATCTTGAAGATACCGTCGCAGCTGCACTTAAGCAGATAGAGGAAAAGAAGTACGAGCAGATACTGCTTGATAAAGGAATAAAGAAAGAAAGAATTCGCAAGTACGGTTTTGCATTCGAAGGAAGCCTTGTGCTTATAGGTGAATAA
- a CDS encoding AAA family ATPase, translating to MPRVIGTGVQSFSKMIEGNCFLVDKTKFIKEWWTAKDEVTLITRPRRFGKTLNMSMLECFFSPEYAGRADLFEGLEVWNDEKMRELQGNQPVIFLTFAKIKGITYEDFLNQMNSTILSVYSHYEEIVNDSEKITSRKKDRFNYDYDIMVKKPEGKVDINVLAQSIAYLSELLSIHYGKKVIILLDEYDTPMVESYVKKYWDEVVAFMRGFFNTTFKSNPYMYRSVLTGITRVSKESLFSDFNNIEICTLSAVKYQEYFGFTEEEVFAAMDEYGLTNKDEVKYWYDGFTIGDLKDIYNPWSVTNFLGKKILSPYWANTSSNKLVSDLLREGDAEMKSDFEHLLCGGTVTKQINEELVYSDLSADDNSAWSLLTMSGYLRIESRDDEEYELKIVNYETVKMFRGLISKWFRKGNSYSNFIKALLQNDLDYMNKFMNDLTVSMFSSFDTGKKPSEEAEPERFYHGFVLGLLVDLRDRYAVTSNRESGFGRYDVLLEPLDKEKDDAMIFEFKVLNKRKGENDLEDTVAAALKQIEDKKYEQILLDKGVKKEKIRKYGFAFEGSLVLIGE from the coding sequence ATGCCGCGTGTGATAGGGACAGGAGTACAGAGTTTCAGTAAAATGATAGAAGGAAACTGTTTTTTAGTAGATAAAACAAAGTTTATAAAGGAATGGTGGACAGCAAAGGATGAAGTTACCCTTATCACCCGACCGCGCCGTTTCGGAAAAACACTGAACATGAGTATGCTCGAATGTTTCTTCAGTCCGGAATATGCGGGAAGAGCTGATCTTTTTGAAGGCCTTGAAGTCTGGAACGATGAGAAAATGAGAGAACTGCAGGGAAATCAGCCTGTGATTTTTCTGACTTTTGCAAAAATCAAAGGAATTACCTATGAAGATTTTCTGAATCAGATGAATTCAACAATCCTGTCAGTGTATTCACACTATGAAGAAATCGTAAATGACAGTGAAAAGATAACATCAAGAAAAAAAGACCGGTTCAATTATGATTATGATATTATGGTAAAAAAACCAGAAGGGAAAGTAGACATAAATGTTCTTGCACAGAGTATAGCATATCTTTCAGAACTTCTTTCGATCCATTACGGAAAGAAAGTCATAATCCTTCTCGACGAATATGATACACCAATGGTCGAATCATATGTAAAGAAATACTGGGATGAAGTTGTCGCTTTCATGCGAGGGTTCTTTAATACAACATTCAAAAGCAATCCGTACATGTACCGCAGTGTGCTTACAGGAATAACAAGAGTAAGTAAGGAATCCCTGTTTTCAGATTTCAATAATATAGAGATATGTACACTTTCAGCAGTAAAATATCAGGAATACTTCGGATTTACTGAAGAAGAAGTATTTGCTGCGATGGACGAATATGGCCTTACCAATAAGGATGAAGTGAAATACTGGTACGACGGATTTACCATCGGTGATCTTAAGGACATTTATAATCCGTGGTCAGTGACTAATTTCCTTGGCAAGAAAATATTATCACCTTACTGGGCAAATACCAGTTCCAATAAACTTGTAAGTGACCTTCTGCGCGAAGGCGATGCGGAAATGAAAAGCGATTTTGAGCATCTTCTCTGCGGAGGAACAGTGACAAAGCAGATAAATGAAGAGCTTGTGTACAGCGATCTTAGCGCAGATGATAATTCTGCCTGGAGCCTGCTTACGATGAGCGGATACCTGAGAATTGAATCACGTGATGATGAGGAATATGAGCTGAAAATAGTAAATTATGAAACAGTGAAAATGTTTCGCGGTCTTATTTCAAAGTGGTTCAGGAAAGGGAACAGCTACAGTAATTTTATCAAGGCGCTTCTTCAGAATGACCTTGACTACATGAATAAATTCATGAACGACCTGACAGTATCGATGTTCAGCTCATTCGATACAGGAAAGAAGCCGTCAGAAGAGGCAGAGCCGGAACGTTTCTATCACGGCTTTGTACTCGGACTTCTTGTAGATCTGCGTGACAGATATGCGGTAACATCCAACCGTGAAAGCGGATTCGGAAGATATGACGTACTGCTTGAACCGCTTGACAAGGAAAAAGATGATGCAATGATATTTGAATTCAAGGTGCTTAACAAAAGAAAAGGCGAAAATGATCTTGAAGATACCGTTGCAGCCGCACTGAAGCAGATAGAGGATAAGAAGTACGAGCAGATACTGCTCGATAAAGGCGTTAAGAAAGAGAAGATTCGCAAGTACGGCTTTGCATTCGAAGGAAGCCTTGTGCTTATAGGTGAATAA
- a CDS encoding PIN domain-containing protein has product MKILLDTNILIDYISKREPYTEHAKAVLMLCMEKKIEGCIAAHSVMNTFYILRKEMSVSERRNYLINVCSFLTVIGIDKNKIIASLNNNDFSDFEDCLQSECAKAFSSDYIVTRNIKDFTDSLVPAILPDEFLKLISL; this is encoded by the coding sequence ATGAAGATATTGCTTGACACCAATATTCTCATAGACTATATATCAAAGCGCGAACCGTATACCGAACACGCAAAAGCTGTTTTAATGTTATGCATGGAAAAGAAAATAGAGGGTTGTATTGCGGCGCATTCAGTTATGAATACATTCTATATCCTGCGCAAAGAAATGTCAGTTTCCGAAAGACGAAACTATCTCATCAACGTATGCAGCTTTCTCACAGTTATTGGTATTGACAAAAACAAAATTATTGCTTCGCTGAACAATAATGATTTTTCTGATTTTGAAGACTGTTTACAGAGCGAATGTGCAAAAGCCTTTTCTTCCGACTATATTGTAACACGTAACATAAAAGATTTTACTGACAGTTTAGTTCCCGCCATACTTCCAGATGAATTCTTAAAATTGATTTCATTATGA
- a CDS encoding IS1634 family transposase — MKLTISGSKNSESLYIQKSYKNNQGKSSTKTVRKLGKLEDLCHTLGTDRDGVIAWAKEQVRIETEKYKAEQEVQNVTVSFKANEQIPYNTQKFFIGGYLFPQSVYYDLKLDYICKRIKSKYSFKYDLNAILSDLIYTRILEPDSKRSSYKTAKKFLEPPSYELHDVYRSLAVLADECDFIQSEVYKNSHFVTKRSDKVLYYDCTNYYFEIEQEDGDKKYGKGKDHKPNPILQMGMFTDGDGIPLAFSLFPGNQNEQKSLKPLEQKVIRDFGCHKFIYCSDAGLGSESIREFNDIGNRKFIVTQSIKKLPKEEKEWALDGTGFRRLSDNTPVDDIRNIDPEDNDVYYKEDPYTPKKIHQSLIVTYSPKYAAYQKEIRKKQVERANQMLANGQHKRTRKNPNDPARFINQTAVTGDGEVASKKIYSLDEEKIAEEAKYDGLYALCTDLLDDEPADIIRVSEDRWQIEACFRNLKTDFEARPVYVKKDQSIKAHFLTCFLALMIYKLLEKKMDKQYTCDEILDTLKSMNFADIQEQGFMPLYERTLITDKLHDVCGFKTDFTFITKQKMRNIEKISKRH; from the coding sequence ATGAAGCTTACTATTTCAGGATCAAAAAATTCAGAATCATTATACATACAGAAATCATATAAAAATAATCAAGGAAAATCATCAACCAAAACTGTTCGTAAACTCGGTAAACTTGAAGATTTATGTCATACTCTCGGCACTGACAGAGATGGCGTTATCGCATGGGCTAAGGAGCAGGTTAGGATTGAAACCGAAAAGTATAAAGCTGAGCAGGAAGTTCAAAATGTTACTGTTTCCTTTAAAGCGAATGAACAGATACCCTACAATACTCAGAAGTTTTTCATTGGCGGATATCTGTTCCCTCAGTCGGTTTACTATGATCTGAAACTCGATTACATATGCAAAAGGATCAAATCCAAATATTCCTTTAAATACGATCTGAACGCAATTCTCTCAGACCTGATCTATACAAGAATACTCGAACCGGACAGCAAACGATCTTCATACAAAACTGCAAAGAAGTTTCTGGAACCGCCTTCGTACGAACTGCATGATGTTTACAGATCTCTCGCGGTTCTTGCAGATGAATGTGATTTTATTCAGTCAGAGGTGTACAAAAACAGTCACTTCGTTACTAAGAGAAGTGACAAGGTTCTCTATTATGACTGCACAAACTATTACTTTGAAATTGAACAGGAAGACGGAGATAAAAAATACGGCAAAGGTAAAGATCACAAGCCTAATCCTATCCTTCAGATGGGCATGTTTACTGACGGTGACGGAATTCCGCTGGCGTTTTCATTGTTTCCCGGAAATCAGAACGAACAAAAGTCCCTGAAACCTCTTGAGCAAAAGGTTATCAGAGACTTTGGATGTCATAAATTCATTTACTGCAGCGATGCCGGTCTTGGCTCAGAATCCATACGTGAATTTAATGATATCGGTAACCGTAAATTCATTGTAACCCAATCCATCAAAAAACTTCCTAAAGAAGAAAAAGAATGGGCTCTTGATGGTACCGGCTTCAGAAGATTATCTGACAACACACCTGTTGATGATATCAGAAATATTGATCCTGAAGACAATGATGTATACTACAAAGAAGATCCTTATACCCCTAAAAAGATACATCAGTCATTGATTGTTACATACTCTCCGAAATACGCTGCATATCAGAAAGAGATACGAAAGAAGCAGGTGGAACGAGCTAATCAGATGCTTGCAAACGGACAGCATAAAAGAACCAGAAAGAATCCGAATGATCCGGCACGCTTCATTAACCAGACTGCAGTAACAGGTGATGGTGAAGTAGCAAGTAAAAAGATATACTCGCTTGATGAAGAGAAAATTGCTGAAGAAGCAAAATATGATGGATTATATGCATTATGTACCGATCTTCTTGATGATGAACCGGCTGATATCATCCGTGTAAGCGAAGACCGCTGGCAGATTGAAGCCTGCTTCCGTAATTTAAAAACTGACTTTGAAGCCAGACCTGTTTATGTCAAAAAAGATCAAAGCATTAAAGCTCATTTCCTTACCTGTTTTCTCGCACTTATGATTTACAAACTTCTTGAAAAGAAAATGGATAAGCAATACACATGCGATGAAATACTCGATACGCTCAAATCAATGAACTTTGCAGATATCCAGGAACAAGGCTTTATGCCATTGTATGAACGAACTCTTATCACCGATAAGCTGCATGATGTCTGTGGTTTCAAAACAGATTTTACATTCATTACAAAACAGAAAATGAGAAACATCGAAAAAATCAGTAAAAGACATTAA
- a CDS encoding IS5 family transposase — MNGQLSFSDMEYSLRKRQGKKEAFLNRMEEIIPWDSWIQIIAPYYPSGNHGRPVKGIETMLRMYLLQDWFNLSDEGVEDAIYDSYAMRKFMKINFMHEQVPDATTLLKFRHLLEEHNIGDAIFKDVNDRLEKAGLIMHGGTIVDATIIAAPSSTKNAKGERDPEMHQTKKGNQWYHGMKVHAGVDAGTGYVHTITGTAANVHDSTEASKLIRNDDEIMYGDSGYLGVPAQNAIKQDEHHKNMKFEINKRPSSLKTSDDYNGINWDKKMEHDKSSVRCKVEHAFLIVKNTFGYSKVAYKGIKKNMNRFNFLFASANLLMCSRAGRTAEFCKG; from the coding sequence ATGAACGGACAGTTAAGTTTCAGCGATATGGAATATTCCCTTAGAAAGCGTCAGGGAAAAAAAGAAGCGTTTCTTAATAGAATGGAAGAGATAATTCCATGGGATTCATGGATTCAGATAATCGCTCCTTACTATCCGTCAGGTAATCATGGCAGACCTGTAAAAGGTATCGAGACCATGCTTAGAATGTATCTTCTTCAGGATTGGTTCAATCTATCAGATGAAGGTGTCGAAGATGCTATTTATGATAGCTATGCAATGAGAAAATTCATGAAAATAAATTTTATGCATGAACAAGTTCCGGATGCAACAACATTACTGAAGTTTCGACATCTTCTTGAAGAACATAATATCGGCGACGCTATTTTCAAGGACGTTAATGATCGACTTGAAAAGGCAGGACTTATCATGCATGGTGGTACAATTGTTGACGCAACAATAATTGCAGCACCAAGTTCAACAAAGAATGCCAAGGGAGAACGTGATCCTGAAATGCATCAGACTAAGAAAGGCAATCAGTGGTATCATGGAATGAAGGTACATGCTGGAGTAGATGCTGGAACAGGATATGTGCATACAATAACCGGAACAGCGGCAAATGTGCATGATTCCACTGAAGCATCTAAGCTTATTCGCAATGATGATGAAATAATGTACGGCGATTCTGGTTATCTTGGTGTTCCGGCACAGAATGCCATAAAACAGGATGAGCATCATAAAAACATGAAGTTTGAAATCAATAAAAGACCGTCAAGTTTAAAAACCTCAGATGACTATAACGGTATTAACTGGGATAAAAAGATGGAGCATGATAAGTCATCAGTAAGATGCAAAGTGGAACATGCTTTCCTCATTGTAAAGAATACATTTGGATACTCAAAAGTAGCATACAAAGGAATAAAAAAGAACATGAATAGATTCAATTTTCTATTCGCATCAGCAAATTTGCTGATGTGTTCTCGTGCAGGAAGAACTGCAGAATTTTGCAAGGGGTAA